The following DNA comes from Musa acuminata AAA Group cultivar baxijiao chromosome BXJ1-4, Cavendish_Baxijiao_AAA, whole genome shotgun sequence.
TGAGGATCTGCAGGCGGCGGCGATGGAGCAGAAGAAGCGGAAGCGAATGATGTCGAACCGCGAATCGGCGAGGCGGTCGAGGATGCGCAAGCAGAAGCACTTGGACGATCTGACGGCGGAGGCGAACCAGCTGAGGAAGGAGAACGGCCGACTCCTTACTTCCGTGATCTTCACCACGCAGCAGCACGTCGCCGTCGAAGCAGAGAACTCTGTTCTGAGGACTCGGATGGTGGAGCTCACCGACCGGCTGCAGTCTCTCGATGAGATCCTTTTCTGCTTTCAGCGATCGCCATCAGATCCATGGAGCTTCGGCTTCGTTAACCAGTCCGTCATGGCTTCAGCCGACAACTTGTTTCAGTATCGACAGCTGAGAATCCAGAACGAAGTACTAATGGCTACAAAGACGGCATCATCAAGCATTCATTGTTTGCTTGAGCTCGAAACAGTGAGGACAAAAGGGTGTGCGCATCTCGATCACTGAGCTCGATATAGTGTCTCAGCTGTGTCGACGTTGCTGGTGTTTGTCTTTTCCTAAGTATCGATGCGTATGGAGACTCATCAATGGCGTCTTCCACTTTTGAATCTTACACGTGTTGAAGTCAGTCCACCAAACGTGTCACCTCGTCGCCATGCAGCTGTCGTGCGTGACGACGCCCACCTAAACACGTGCGTGACACGTGATTCTCCACTAAGTGACACTCCATTTGGTCGTCACCACCGCGGGCAGCGAGGAAGCCATGTCGGCAGAGAGGGAGGAACACGGCGACCAGATCCGGCGGACGGATGAGTGCGGCGACGCGGCGAGGGAGGTGATCGCCGGCAGCATGGAGCACCACGGTGCTTCCCTGTCCGAGATGCTCCGCCGCTCCGGAGGTTCCGGCTCTAACTCGGTCGGCCGCTTCACCTCAAAAGCGTTCGCTTCATCGTCTTCATGTCCGTCTTCATATGTTTGACCGTCGTGCATGCAGCCTGGGTATGTCGAGGCAGGCCGCGGAAGGGAGGAGGCGGCGCGGAAGGAGAAGCTACGCCTACGCGGCGTGCACAAGAGGGAGGAACGAGGGAGCACGGTGGGGAAGCACGAGAAGAAGGGGTTCATGGAGAGGCTGAAGGACAGGTTGCTGGGCCACCATTAGAGATGGACTCGTGTGCTGGTTTCGTACGTGGTTGTCGTCGGTGTATACGTAGCGATGCAGCGTTCGTACAATGTAATCGAATACGACATGGTTTAGATGTGAATTGTACGTATAGTATCGGCTATTGCGATCATtcaaaggaggagagagagaatcaacaaagaaaaatatatcaaaattatacagataaaaagttaaattttaaatattatatatatatatatattctcttactTCACTTATTCTTTTTcccactcctcctcctcctcctcgctcctCTTTCATCGTCCATTCTTTcccatcacattctctttcttctccctttctttACTCCTCCCTCCTCATtgtcatcttcctcttttttttcttctcctcctctcgtcGTCTCtggtgcctttttttttttttaagcatattAAAAGCTGaagcatcattaaaaaaaataaaataaaaaaatatggattgaaaaataaaatctaaTAAAATCACCCATGAAGACTTTGTACATCATAAGGGTAGATCAGTATAAGGGTAGGTGGACAGACGCAAATTTTATAACGGATTCAAAATGTATAAATCATAAGGGTACGTCAATTTTTATAACggattcaaaatatataaataagtaGAATATATTAATCTAGTTTAAAATtagtttaaaaattaaataagataattttttatatgaattatttAAATTGATTGGTATCGACGAAAATCATCATCAACATATGAATCAATACAATATAGTccatcaatacgatatagctcaaACCCAAAGACATAAGAGTATCAGCATCAAGGTTTCGAGGTGCTGCCTATACTAAGATTGATATTGGAAGAAGTTTtctaactcaattttcatgacacTTCAGTTACTCATCAAGAACTTAGTAGGTATGGATTTTTGTAAAAAACTAGCTTTAAACATGAGTGCCTGGATTACCTTTTATACCATGTCTTATGGGGAACAATATGTAATTTCTCCAACGCTCTCTTCTTAACGTTTTGTTCATGTTGACAAGGGGGAGATGTCTCGAATGGTCTATCTTGGACTTTTATTTACGCACGTggatgggatttttttttttcttttatactaGTTTTCATGTGACGTTTATGTATTGGATGATAATTGATCgttaatatattttctattatttatcTTTTCATCTAAATACCTCTAATTAAGAAAGCTCGAAGTATGACGATTAATTCATTCGATAAACATATTATCAACCAGTCCTTTCATGATATCAAAAGGATGAATTTTTCTTGACATAAATAAAGTTTTTCCAACTCATATACTTATTTTTCTCctatatcatttcatatttatctATATTATAGTCTTAGATCACCAATCATCATCTCGTCCTTCCTCCGCTCCCTTCGTTTGTCCTTCCTATCATcaccctttttttttcatttcttttctctcCTTCTCTTCAAACGTCTATCGTTTCCGTAACATTCTCTTTCTCCGCTCCTTCTCATCGTCAtcgtcttttcttcttctcctcctcctctcatcCTCTTTGTGATTAAATTATTTCTTAATTACACAgcatcatttgaaaaaaaaaatatggattggaaaaaatgaaaattttctaaGAAAATTACACATACATACTTTTTTACATAGTAATATACTAATAATAAGGATACGTCGACAGACACGAATGTAAAAGCGGATACAgagtgtacaaataaataaaaaaacactAATCGAGTTTGAAATTACTTTGGAAATTAAATAAgatgaattattttttttgtgTGAAGTATTCAAATTGGTTGGTAAGATAACGTGGCCGCCGCGTCAGCGCGTCTAGAATTTTCTTCATCGTTCGGGCTGAGGGCACGTGCCTGCACGCGTGCCCAGACCGCGACGACGTTGTCGTCCACACGTAGCCACCTTGCACACGTGTCGGCAGAACTCCATGCAGCCTCATCACGTCGGCCCCGCGTCCCTCCCACACGCTTGCGGGGTTTGAAGGACCCACGTAGCGCCCAAGCCACCACCCTCCTCTTCCTGCACTATTTGTACCCTCCCTCCACACCCCGGCAAGctttcacagagagagagagagagagaggagagacagAGAGGGGGACGACGAGAATGGAGTACTCGAGGGACGAGCATGGTCAACCGATCCCGATGACGGACACGTACGGCAACCCGATCCAGACGGACGAGTACGGCAACCCGATGCCGGCGACCCAAGGATACGGGGTCGGCGCGGGCGTCGCCGGCAAGGAGCAGCACCATGGGGGCGGGGGCATAACCGGCATGCTCCACCGCTCGGGCAGCTCCAGCTCTAGCTCGGTAAGCTCGTCTCATCTTGACTTACAAGAATCATATTGCAGTAGGCATAGATTGACATGATGTCGGCAGTCGGAGGACGATGGGCAAGGTgggcggaggaagaagaaggggttGAAGCAGAAGATAAAGGAGAAGCTGCCGGGTGGGCACAAGGAGCATGAGAGCAGCGTCGAGAAGCAGCACGAGAAGAAGGGATTCGTGGAGAAGGTAAAGGAGAAGATGCCCGGCCACCACAAGGAGTAGATTAGCGTACTCTACGTATGTATGGTTGTGTATTTTGTTGTGTTTGTGTTTAACACTCTGCACTCTGCAAGAGAATAAATGGGCGGATGCTTTCCTGTGGCATAAAAAGGGTCGAGAGAGCTGATTCCTCGAGACAAGAACCTAAGAATTCAAACCATGCATCAATTTTCAGAACGATGAAAAAATATTGGGGAAAGCTTAAATTCAACATATTAGATTCTAACAATGAATGTATTGGACAGCCAAAATCACCATTTTCTAATTTACaaagctgtttttttttttttaattttaattgatCATCCAAAGAGAACTCACAAATCTTTCATGAAAGGAAGGCTTAGCAGAAATCGGGATCCAAAAGACAAATCATATGAATCGTCCGTTTTAAGCTGTCAATATCGTCATGGTAATTAAACAGAACCGATTGCTTGGTTCATTAATTCAGATGCATAAGCCAAATATGGACGATACATATTTCATTTGTAAGCAACTTGAAGGGATGATGGGATTTGGTCATTCTCCGGCAGTAGCTTCACCATTGCTGGGTTCCTCGTTTGATTTGGGTATCCAAAATGTTAGGGCGGTTGATGCAGCTGCAAACATGACTCTCCTCGGTGCCCACTTTAAGCAAGTCACTGCACCTATGTAACTGTTCCAGGAAGCCACCTGTGACACAATGCAGATTGTGAGTACCATTAGATATACCACCATGTTCGACAAATGATGAAAGGAAAAAAGATCCACTACGTGTCTATAAACAAGTGATTTGTGCTGCCATGATGATGTAAAACTCTTGATGGGGGACTGAACTGATGGCTTTTGTTGCACAGCAACAGCGTTCATTAGGTGAGAATTATATTATGAATGATTGATGTGCCTCCCAAGTTTGacgaatggaaaaaaaaaaaaaaaatctgttatAAGCAAATAAACAGCACTTCAATGATGTCAAATTGTTGCTAAAAATCTTAATCAGAGCTAAATATATGCCAAGATTCATAGGTGAGAACGCTTGACAATGCAGATCAAATTATTGTCACAATGGAAAAGATGACCCTTGTTTTTTTTGACAGAGTGAAGTCCTTGTGAAAAGAACACAAATGCCTTGGTATGTTTATAAACTCACATTAGAATAACATATGAACGAAAAGTTTATTAGCCTGTGAAGATAATTCAGGTCTTCAAAGGAAATTATCGTAGGTCTTCAAAAAGCATCTAAGAAATGGTAAAAAGTATAATACCTCATTGGGCTTGTTGATGTACCAAGCATGCAATGTTCCATCTCCTGAACCTGCAACAGGTAAAATAGTTTTGAGTTATATACCTTCAGAAACTAAACTTCTCCACAAAATTAATTTCCAAATAGCAAGCCATCAAAGAGAGAATAGCAAAATTGAACTTGATTTACATAAATAATTTCTTAGTTGTCCATGGCTCGAACAATCATATTCACCTGCTATTAGAATCATAGTCCATTTAGGTAAAAAGAACATCAGAAAACTACAGAAGCATTGAGCCGTTGATACTGCGTTTTTCTATGTGACCCACAATGTGACCCACAAAAGCACTGGATGCCACCAGATAGAAGGTATGCTTATGGGTAACAGATGCTCTATAAACAACAAAGTCCTATATGATAGGGTGAAGGATCCAAACATAATGCCCCAGATGTAAAGCTGTTAAACATCCAACTTTACCACCAATATAGATTACGGGAAATGTTgtaaataaaaaggagaaagcctTTACAACAAACCTACAAAGATGGTAAAACAGAAGTTCCAGATTTGGAAAAGCAGGAAAGAGAGCAGAAAACAATATTTTGATGAAAGATTATATCTGAATTCTAATGATTCAAGAATGTATAGTTTTATCACGGATACAAAATAACTGCTCATACTAAAAGGAAGAGCAACTTTAGGCTAAACTAAGCATTTAAGTGATGCAACAGAGACAGTCACATATAGTTATCAAACCAAGATTACCTGAAAACTCGCAAACAAAAGTAATAAACTTCAGTACAAAGAAATATTCTAAAGGTACTTATTATCAACATATGTACATGGAATACATAGAAATATACATATTATGAAATCCTAAACTTTGCTTAAGCAAGTGATCAGAATAAATAGGTATCTAGAAAATGTATATGCAGATTGATTAGACAACTCGTTATCATAAAATAACTTCTTACAGATTCTTGACATTCAGAGCATAAAACATATAAGTAAAACAAAACTGAATATGGATTATATCATAATTTATTGTTGAAAAGGGCAACATGTAATATGACCTGCCACCACATATTGCCCATCTGGAGTAAATGTAGCCTCGGTTGTTAAATTTGGTGATGGCTCCAAACTGAATCCACAACGCTGAAGAAGACCCAAGGACAAAATCCATTATCCATCAAAATATTGCCTCAAAACACCAAGAGAAAAAAGTAATGTGAGGATTTATACAAATGTTGGCTACTTGTTAGCATCTTATGTTGCAGTTGAAAGAAACTACTACAAAAATATCAAGAATAAAGTCATGAATTACTTGCTATATGTAAAAGATAATTTGCAACATAAGCATTAATATGAAGTCTCAGCCACCTGAATACTATATCAGAAATAAAAAAACTTGATGAgctatacaacaataacaaactGGTCCTAAAGCAAACACAGAGTTGTAGGCATCAGTTCTCAAGGTTATGCTTGTGCACGTACAACGAAATCCAACAAAGATATAGGTACAGGTATTACTGAAAGGGAAGAATTGTCACTGTGGGTGTATCTGATGTGATGACAGCCCTCAGATTTTTAAAAGGTGATGGTATTACAACAAAGAGGTATTGTAACATTGAGAACTTGTAAATGATTAAAAGAAGaggaaatatgtaattttaattggGACTCTAAGATGCAGTCTGAAACATTAAAGAGTTGAGAATTTTGAACAAACTACTCTGCAGACTTATGAAGTCCATTCACTTGTCACATATATTGGTAGAAAAAATATGAGAATATATCATGTAGCATAATAGTTTGTCTAATCACTCAAAATGACAAAAAATTTATGGCTGAAATATCAAATATCCAAGTGAGATTTCAACCTTATCTCCTCCATAGGCATCTAGAATGTAGATATTGTTATTTGTGGTTGTCAAAACCATAGACCTGCCGTCATTGCTGAATTTGATATCACAGACCTCAGCAGTATCTCCACCAACAAGAAAAGTATCAAATGGACCCTAAAAGATACCCAGAAGGGTCAGAACATATAAACTATAACAAAGTACAGAGTTTCTGAAGTGCTGAGGACCTTGTCATACGAACGAGAATCAAACAATTTGATAGCACCCCCTTCCATTGCCACAGCAAAAACAAGGC
Coding sequences within:
- the LOC135672058 gene encoding bZIP transcription factor 11-like, which gives rise to MASPGGTSSGSSLLQTSVSDEDLQAAAMEQKKRKRMMSNRESARRSRMRKQKHLDDLTAEANQLRKENGRLLTSVIFTTQQHVAVEAENSVLRTRMVELTDRLQSLDEILFCFQRSPSDPWSFGFVNQSVMASADNLFQYRQLRIQNEVLMATKTASSSIHCLLELETVRTKGCAHLDH
- the LOC135645802 gene encoding protein ANTHESIS POMOTING FACTOR 1-like isoform X2; this encodes MTLYAFMILQMLSELLKTTYHKKHGADRICFTHHPSSILCSSRYNIESTNESLRYLSLYDNRCLRYFKGHKQRVVSLCMSPINDSFMSGSLDHSVRIWDLRVNACQGILRLRGRPTVAYDQQGLVFAVAMEGGAIKLFDSRSYDKGPFDTFLVGGDTAEVCDIKFSNDGRSMVLTTTNNNIYILDAYGGDKRCGFSLEPSPNLTTEATFTPDGQYVVAGSGDGTLHAWYINKPNEVASWNSYIGAVTCLKWAPRRVMFAAASTALTFWIPKSNEEPSNGEATAGE
- the LOC135645812 gene encoding dehydrin Xero 1-like, coding for MEYSRDEHGQPIPMTDTYGNPIQTDEYGNPMPATQGYGVGAGVAGKEQHHGGGGITGMLHRSGSSSSSSSEDDGQGGRRKKKGLKQKIKEKLPGGHKEHESSVEKQHEKKGFVEKVKEKMPGHHKE
- the LOC135645816 gene encoding probable dehydrin LEA, with translation MSAEREEHGDQIRRTDECGDAAREVIAGSMEHHGASLSEMLRRSGGSGSNSPGYVEAGRGREEAARKEKLRLRGVHKREERGSTVGKHEKKGFMERLKDRLLGHH